In Denticeps clupeoides chromosome 1, fDenClu1.1, whole genome shotgun sequence, a single window of DNA contains:
- the ppp2r5ca gene encoding serine/threonine-protein phosphatase 2A 56 kDa regulatory subunit gamma isoform isoform X5: protein MLTCNKAGSRMVVDAPNSNGPFQPVALMHFRDVAPAEQEKLFIQKLRQCCVLFDFVSDPLSDLKWKEVKRAALSEMVEYITHNRNVITEPIYPEVVHMFAINMFRTLPPSSNPTGAEFDPEEDEPTLEAAWPHLQLVYEFFLRFLESPDFQPNIAKKYIDQKFVMQLLELFDSEDPRERDFLKTTLHRIYGKFLGLRAYIRKQINNIFYRFIYETEHHNGIAELLEILGSIINGFALPLKEEHKIFLLKVLLPLHKVKSLSVYHPQLAYCVVQFLEKDSTLTEPVVMALLKYWPKTHSPKEVMFLNELEEILDVIEPSEFVKVMEPLFRQLAKCVSSPHFQVAERALYYWNNEYIMSLISDNAAKILPIMFPALYRNSKTHWNKTIHGLIYNALKLFMEMNQKLFDDCTQQFRAEKNKEKAKLKEREEAWIKIENLAKSNPQIQKDQRKDRPLVRRKSELPQDMYTTRALESHRRAEDMLVTHDAH, encoded by the exons ATGTTGACATGCAATAAAGCTGGAAGCAGGATGGTTGTAGATGCACCAAATTCTAACGGGCCTTTCCAGCCAGTGGCCCTTATGCACTTCAGAG ATGTAGCCCCGGCGGAGCAGGAGAAACTGTTCATCCAGAAGCTGCGGCAGTGCTGCGTGCTCTTTGACTTCGTCTCCGACCCCCTGAGTGACCTCAAATGGAAGGAAGTGAAGCGGGCAGCGCTGAGTGAGATGGTGGAGTACATCACTCACAACCGTAATGTCATCACTGAACCAATCTACCCCGAGGTGGTGCACATG TTTGCTATTAACATGTTTCGGACGTTACCACCCTCGTCCAATCCGACGGGTGCTGAGtttgatccagaggaggatgaACCCACCCTTGAGGCAGCTTGGCCTCACCTTCAG CTTGTATATGAATTCTTCCTTAGATTTTTAGAGTCTCCTGACTTCCAGCCAAACATAGCAAAGAAATACATTGACCAGAAATTTGTGATGCAG CTGTTAGAACTATTCGACAGTGAAGACCCACGGGAAAGAGATTTTCTAAAGACAACGTTGCACCGTATCTATGGAAAGTTCCTTGGACTGAGGGCATATATTCGGAAACagattaataatatattttatag GTTCATTTATGAGACCGAACACCATAATGGAATAGCTGAATTGTTGGAAATTCTCGGAAg TATAATCAATGGGTTTGCCTTACCATTAAAAGAAGAGCACAAGATTTTCCTGTTGAAGGTGCTTCTGCCTTTGCACAAAGTCAAGTCCCTCAGTGTCTACCACCCACAG CTGGCGTACTGCGTGGTTCAGTTTCTTGAGAAGGACAGCACACTCACTGAACCA GTGGTGATGGCCCTTCTCAAATACTGGCCAAAGACGCACAGCCCAAAGGAAGTAATGTTCCTCAATGAGCTGGAGGAGATCTTGGACGTGATTGAGCCATCAGAGTTTGTTAAGGTCATGGAGCCCCTATTCCGACAGCTTGCCAAGTGTGTATCCAGTCCACACTTCCAA GTTGCTGAGAGAGCACTGTACTACTGGAACAACGAGTACATCATGAGTCTCATCAGTGACAATGCAGCCAAGATCCTGCCAATCATGTTTCCGGCTCTCTACCGCAATTCGAAGACCCACTGGAACAA GACCATCCATGGCCTGATCTATAATGCTCTGAAACTCTTTATGGAGATGAACCAGAAGCTCTTTGATGACTGCACACAGCAGTTTAGGGCAGAGAAAAACAa GGAAAAGGCAAAGTTGAAAGAGCGAGAAGAGGCTTGGATTAAGATTGAGAATCTTGCTAAATCAAACCCACAG ATACAGAAAGACCAGCGAAAAGACCGGCCACTGGTGCGCCGGAAGTCGGAGCTGCCTCAGGACATGTACACCACGAGAGCCTTGGAGTCCCACCGCCGCGCAGAAGACATGTTGGTCACCCATGATGCCCACTAG
- the ppp2r5ca gene encoding serine/threonine-protein phosphatase 2A 56 kDa regulatory subunit gamma isoform isoform X1 — MPNKSKKDKEKSGRSTKSGNKKEKKNSENESSNNSASGKAPPTTQLMRMKPPSSNMALKKQRRISASCFPISNNRELQKLSGFKDVAPAEQEKLFIQKLRQCCVLFDFVSDPLSDLKWKEVKRAALSEMVEYITHNRNVITEPIYPEVVHMFAINMFRTLPPSSNPTGAEFDPEEDEPTLEAAWPHLQLVYEFFLRFLESPDFQPNIAKKYIDQKFVMQLLELFDSEDPRERDFLKTTLHRIYGKFLGLRAYIRKQINNIFYRFIYETEHHNGIAELLEILGSIINGFALPLKEEHKIFLLKVLLPLHKVKSLSVYHPQLAYCVVQFLEKDSTLTEPVVMALLKYWPKTHSPKEVMFLNELEEILDVIEPSEFVKVMEPLFRQLAKCVSSPHFQVAERALYYWNNEYIMSLISDNAAKILPIMFPALYRNSKTHWNKTIHGLIYNALKLFMEMNQKLFDDCTQQFRAEKNKEKAKLKEREEAWIKIENLAKSNPQFLLCVDSTDHSNLVDMETDGPLIEDVLMLKKTITDEAIQIQKDQRKDRPLVRRKSELPQDMYTTRALESHRRAEDMLVTHDAH; from the exons ATGCCCAACAAGTCCAAAAAAGACAAG GAAAAGTCTGGGAGGTCTACCAAATCTGGgaacaaaaaagagaaaaaaaactctgagAATGAG AGCTCAAATAATTCGGCCAGTGGCAAAGCACCACCGACCACCCAGTTGATGAGGATGAAGCCACCATCATCAAACATGGCTCTGAAGAAACAGCGGCGAATAAGTGCCTCCTGCTTTCCTATTAGTAACAACAGAGAGCTCCAGAAACTGTCCGGATTCAAAG ATGTAGCCCCGGCGGAGCAGGAGAAACTGTTCATCCAGAAGCTGCGGCAGTGCTGCGTGCTCTTTGACTTCGTCTCCGACCCCCTGAGTGACCTCAAATGGAAGGAAGTGAAGCGGGCAGCGCTGAGTGAGATGGTGGAGTACATCACTCACAACCGTAATGTCATCACTGAACCAATCTACCCCGAGGTGGTGCACATG TTTGCTATTAACATGTTTCGGACGTTACCACCCTCGTCCAATCCGACGGGTGCTGAGtttgatccagaggaggatgaACCCACCCTTGAGGCAGCTTGGCCTCACCTTCAG CTTGTATATGAATTCTTCCTTAGATTTTTAGAGTCTCCTGACTTCCAGCCAAACATAGCAAAGAAATACATTGACCAGAAATTTGTGATGCAG CTGTTAGAACTATTCGACAGTGAAGACCCACGGGAAAGAGATTTTCTAAAGACAACGTTGCACCGTATCTATGGAAAGTTCCTTGGACTGAGGGCATATATTCGGAAACagattaataatatattttatag GTTCATTTATGAGACCGAACACCATAATGGAATAGCTGAATTGTTGGAAATTCTCGGAAg TATAATCAATGGGTTTGCCTTACCATTAAAAGAAGAGCACAAGATTTTCCTGTTGAAGGTGCTTCTGCCTTTGCACAAAGTCAAGTCCCTCAGTGTCTACCACCCACAG CTGGCGTACTGCGTGGTTCAGTTTCTTGAGAAGGACAGCACACTCACTGAACCA GTGGTGATGGCCCTTCTCAAATACTGGCCAAAGACGCACAGCCCAAAGGAAGTAATGTTCCTCAATGAGCTGGAGGAGATCTTGGACGTGATTGAGCCATCAGAGTTTGTTAAGGTCATGGAGCCCCTATTCCGACAGCTTGCCAAGTGTGTATCCAGTCCACACTTCCAA GTTGCTGAGAGAGCACTGTACTACTGGAACAACGAGTACATCATGAGTCTCATCAGTGACAATGCAGCCAAGATCCTGCCAATCATGTTTCCGGCTCTCTACCGCAATTCGAAGACCCACTGGAACAA GACCATCCATGGCCTGATCTATAATGCTCTGAAACTCTTTATGGAGATGAACCAGAAGCTCTTTGATGACTGCACACAGCAGTTTAGGGCAGAGAAAAACAa GGAAAAGGCAAAGTTGAAAGAGCGAGAAGAGGCTTGGATTAAGATTGAGAATCTTGCTAAATCAAACCCACAG TTCCTTTTGTGTGTTGATTCTACTGACCACAGTAATCTAGTAGATATGGAGACTGATGGTCCTTTGATAGAAGATGTTCTGATGTTAAAAAAGACTATAACGGATGAAGCCATTCAG ATACAGAAAGACCAGCGAAAAGACCGGCCACTGGTGCGCCGGAAGTCGGAGCTGCCTCAGGACATGTACACCACGAGAGCCTTGGAGTCCCACCGCCGCGCAGAAGACATGTTGGTCACCCATGATGCCCACTAG
- the ppp2r5ca gene encoding serine/threonine-protein phosphatase 2A 56 kDa regulatory subunit gamma isoform isoform X3 has translation MPNKSKKDKEKSGRSTKSGNKKEKKNSENESSNNSASGKAPPTTQLMRMKPPSSNMALKKQRRISASCFPISNNRELQKLSGFKDVAPAEQEKLFIQKLRQCCVLFDFVSDPLSDLKWKEVKRAALSEMVEYITHNRNVITEPIYPEVVHMFAINMFRTLPPSSNPTGAEFDPEEDEPTLEAAWPHLQLVYEFFLRFLESPDFQPNIAKKYIDQKFVMQLLELFDSEDPRERDFLKTTLHRIYGKFLGLRAYIRKQINNIFYRFIYETEHHNGIAELLEILGSIINGFALPLKEEHKIFLLKVLLPLHKVKSLSVYHPQLAYCVVQFLEKDSTLTEPVVMALLKYWPKTHSPKEVMFLNELEEILDVIEPSEFVKVMEPLFRQLAKCVSSPHFQVAERALYYWNNEYIMSLISDNAAKILPIMFPALYRNSKTHWNKTIHGLIYNALKLFMEMNQKLFDDCTQQFRAEKNKEKAKLKEREEAWIKIENLAKSNPQIQKDQRKDRPLVRRKSELPQDMYTTRALESHRRAEDMLVTHDAH, from the exons ATGCCCAACAAGTCCAAAAAAGACAAG GAAAAGTCTGGGAGGTCTACCAAATCTGGgaacaaaaaagagaaaaaaaactctgagAATGAG AGCTCAAATAATTCGGCCAGTGGCAAAGCACCACCGACCACCCAGTTGATGAGGATGAAGCCACCATCATCAAACATGGCTCTGAAGAAACAGCGGCGAATAAGTGCCTCCTGCTTTCCTATTAGTAACAACAGAGAGCTCCAGAAACTGTCCGGATTCAAAG ATGTAGCCCCGGCGGAGCAGGAGAAACTGTTCATCCAGAAGCTGCGGCAGTGCTGCGTGCTCTTTGACTTCGTCTCCGACCCCCTGAGTGACCTCAAATGGAAGGAAGTGAAGCGGGCAGCGCTGAGTGAGATGGTGGAGTACATCACTCACAACCGTAATGTCATCACTGAACCAATCTACCCCGAGGTGGTGCACATG TTTGCTATTAACATGTTTCGGACGTTACCACCCTCGTCCAATCCGACGGGTGCTGAGtttgatccagaggaggatgaACCCACCCTTGAGGCAGCTTGGCCTCACCTTCAG CTTGTATATGAATTCTTCCTTAGATTTTTAGAGTCTCCTGACTTCCAGCCAAACATAGCAAAGAAATACATTGACCAGAAATTTGTGATGCAG CTGTTAGAACTATTCGACAGTGAAGACCCACGGGAAAGAGATTTTCTAAAGACAACGTTGCACCGTATCTATGGAAAGTTCCTTGGACTGAGGGCATATATTCGGAAACagattaataatatattttatag GTTCATTTATGAGACCGAACACCATAATGGAATAGCTGAATTGTTGGAAATTCTCGGAAg TATAATCAATGGGTTTGCCTTACCATTAAAAGAAGAGCACAAGATTTTCCTGTTGAAGGTGCTTCTGCCTTTGCACAAAGTCAAGTCCCTCAGTGTCTACCACCCACAG CTGGCGTACTGCGTGGTTCAGTTTCTTGAGAAGGACAGCACACTCACTGAACCA GTGGTGATGGCCCTTCTCAAATACTGGCCAAAGACGCACAGCCCAAAGGAAGTAATGTTCCTCAATGAGCTGGAGGAGATCTTGGACGTGATTGAGCCATCAGAGTTTGTTAAGGTCATGGAGCCCCTATTCCGACAGCTTGCCAAGTGTGTATCCAGTCCACACTTCCAA GTTGCTGAGAGAGCACTGTACTACTGGAACAACGAGTACATCATGAGTCTCATCAGTGACAATGCAGCCAAGATCCTGCCAATCATGTTTCCGGCTCTCTACCGCAATTCGAAGACCCACTGGAACAA GACCATCCATGGCCTGATCTATAATGCTCTGAAACTCTTTATGGAGATGAACCAGAAGCTCTTTGATGACTGCACACAGCAGTTTAGGGCAGAGAAAAACAa GGAAAAGGCAAAGTTGAAAGAGCGAGAAGAGGCTTGGATTAAGATTGAGAATCTTGCTAAATCAAACCCACAG ATACAGAAAGACCAGCGAAAAGACCGGCCACTGGTGCGCCGGAAGTCGGAGCTGCCTCAGGACATGTACACCACGAGAGCCTTGGAGTCCCACCGCCGCGCAGAAGACATGTTGGTCACCCATGATGCCCACTAG
- the ppp2r5ca gene encoding serine/threonine-protein phosphatase 2A 56 kDa regulatory subunit gamma isoform isoform X4 translates to MLTCNKAGSRMVVDAPNSNGPFQPVALMHFRDVAPAEQEKLFIQKLRQCCVLFDFVSDPLSDLKWKEVKRAALSEMVEYITHNRNVITEPIYPEVVHMFAINMFRTLPPSSNPTGAEFDPEEDEPTLEAAWPHLQLVYEFFLRFLESPDFQPNIAKKYIDQKFVMQLLELFDSEDPRERDFLKTTLHRIYGKFLGLRAYIRKQINNIFYRFIYETEHHNGIAELLEILGSIINGFALPLKEEHKIFLLKVLLPLHKVKSLSVYHPQLAYCVVQFLEKDSTLTEPVVMALLKYWPKTHSPKEVMFLNELEEILDVIEPSEFVKVMEPLFRQLAKCVSSPHFQVAERALYYWNNEYIMSLISDNAAKILPIMFPALYRNSKTHWNKTIHGLIYNALKLFMEMNQKLFDDCTQQFRAEKNKEKAKLKEREEAWIKIENLAKSNPQFLLCVDSTDHSNLVDMETDGPLIEDVLMLKKTITDEAIQIQKDQRKDRPLVRRKSELPQDMYTTRALESHRRAEDMLVTHDAH, encoded by the exons ATGTTGACATGCAATAAAGCTGGAAGCAGGATGGTTGTAGATGCACCAAATTCTAACGGGCCTTTCCAGCCAGTGGCCCTTATGCACTTCAGAG ATGTAGCCCCGGCGGAGCAGGAGAAACTGTTCATCCAGAAGCTGCGGCAGTGCTGCGTGCTCTTTGACTTCGTCTCCGACCCCCTGAGTGACCTCAAATGGAAGGAAGTGAAGCGGGCAGCGCTGAGTGAGATGGTGGAGTACATCACTCACAACCGTAATGTCATCACTGAACCAATCTACCCCGAGGTGGTGCACATG TTTGCTATTAACATGTTTCGGACGTTACCACCCTCGTCCAATCCGACGGGTGCTGAGtttgatccagaggaggatgaACCCACCCTTGAGGCAGCTTGGCCTCACCTTCAG CTTGTATATGAATTCTTCCTTAGATTTTTAGAGTCTCCTGACTTCCAGCCAAACATAGCAAAGAAATACATTGACCAGAAATTTGTGATGCAG CTGTTAGAACTATTCGACAGTGAAGACCCACGGGAAAGAGATTTTCTAAAGACAACGTTGCACCGTATCTATGGAAAGTTCCTTGGACTGAGGGCATATATTCGGAAACagattaataatatattttatag GTTCATTTATGAGACCGAACACCATAATGGAATAGCTGAATTGTTGGAAATTCTCGGAAg TATAATCAATGGGTTTGCCTTACCATTAAAAGAAGAGCACAAGATTTTCCTGTTGAAGGTGCTTCTGCCTTTGCACAAAGTCAAGTCCCTCAGTGTCTACCACCCACAG CTGGCGTACTGCGTGGTTCAGTTTCTTGAGAAGGACAGCACACTCACTGAACCA GTGGTGATGGCCCTTCTCAAATACTGGCCAAAGACGCACAGCCCAAAGGAAGTAATGTTCCTCAATGAGCTGGAGGAGATCTTGGACGTGATTGAGCCATCAGAGTTTGTTAAGGTCATGGAGCCCCTATTCCGACAGCTTGCCAAGTGTGTATCCAGTCCACACTTCCAA GTTGCTGAGAGAGCACTGTACTACTGGAACAACGAGTACATCATGAGTCTCATCAGTGACAATGCAGCCAAGATCCTGCCAATCATGTTTCCGGCTCTCTACCGCAATTCGAAGACCCACTGGAACAA GACCATCCATGGCCTGATCTATAATGCTCTGAAACTCTTTATGGAGATGAACCAGAAGCTCTTTGATGACTGCACACAGCAGTTTAGGGCAGAGAAAAACAa GGAAAAGGCAAAGTTGAAAGAGCGAGAAGAGGCTTGGATTAAGATTGAGAATCTTGCTAAATCAAACCCACAG TTCCTTTTGTGTGTTGATTCTACTGACCACAGTAATCTAGTAGATATGGAGACTGATGGTCCTTTGATAGAAGATGTTCTGATGTTAAAAAAGACTATAACGGATGAAGCCATTCAG ATACAGAAAGACCAGCGAAAAGACCGGCCACTGGTGCGCCGGAAGTCGGAGCTGCCTCAGGACATGTACACCACGAGAGCCTTGGAGTCCCACCGCCGCGCAGAAGACATGTTGGTCACCCATGATGCCCACTAG
- the ppp2r5ca gene encoding serine/threonine-protein phosphatase 2A 56 kDa regulatory subunit gamma isoform isoform X2 codes for MLFFFWPCSVLSAQPLLALLSKPCPLSTAPYLTYGPVLCLLPSYSNGLIRQHSASKQPYVAPAEQEKLFIQKLRQCCVLFDFVSDPLSDLKWKEVKRAALSEMVEYITHNRNVITEPIYPEVVHMFAINMFRTLPPSSNPTGAEFDPEEDEPTLEAAWPHLQLVYEFFLRFLESPDFQPNIAKKYIDQKFVMQLLELFDSEDPRERDFLKTTLHRIYGKFLGLRAYIRKQINNIFYRFIYETEHHNGIAELLEILGSIINGFALPLKEEHKIFLLKVLLPLHKVKSLSVYHPQLAYCVVQFLEKDSTLTEPVVMALLKYWPKTHSPKEVMFLNELEEILDVIEPSEFVKVMEPLFRQLAKCVSSPHFQVAERALYYWNNEYIMSLISDNAAKILPIMFPALYRNSKTHWNKTIHGLIYNALKLFMEMNQKLFDDCTQQFRAEKNKEKAKLKEREEAWIKIENLAKSNPQFLLCVDSTDHSNLVDMETDGPLIEDVLMLKKTITDEAIQIQKDQRKDRPLVRRKSELPQDMYTTRALESHRRAEDMLVTHDAH; via the exons atgctgttttttttctggccatGTTCAGTTCTGTCAGCACAACCCTTGTTAGCCTTGTTATCCAAACCGTGTCCCCTGTCAACTGCACCTTACCTGACATATGGGCCTGTGCTGTGCCTGTTGCCTAGTTACAGCAATGGCCTGATAAGGCAGCACTCTGCGTCTAAACAGCCAT ATGTAGCCCCGGCGGAGCAGGAGAAACTGTTCATCCAGAAGCTGCGGCAGTGCTGCGTGCTCTTTGACTTCGTCTCCGACCCCCTGAGTGACCTCAAATGGAAGGAAGTGAAGCGGGCAGCGCTGAGTGAGATGGTGGAGTACATCACTCACAACCGTAATGTCATCACTGAACCAATCTACCCCGAGGTGGTGCACATG TTTGCTATTAACATGTTTCGGACGTTACCACCCTCGTCCAATCCGACGGGTGCTGAGtttgatccagaggaggatgaACCCACCCTTGAGGCAGCTTGGCCTCACCTTCAG CTTGTATATGAATTCTTCCTTAGATTTTTAGAGTCTCCTGACTTCCAGCCAAACATAGCAAAGAAATACATTGACCAGAAATTTGTGATGCAG CTGTTAGAACTATTCGACAGTGAAGACCCACGGGAAAGAGATTTTCTAAAGACAACGTTGCACCGTATCTATGGAAAGTTCCTTGGACTGAGGGCATATATTCGGAAACagattaataatatattttatag GTTCATTTATGAGACCGAACACCATAATGGAATAGCTGAATTGTTGGAAATTCTCGGAAg TATAATCAATGGGTTTGCCTTACCATTAAAAGAAGAGCACAAGATTTTCCTGTTGAAGGTGCTTCTGCCTTTGCACAAAGTCAAGTCCCTCAGTGTCTACCACCCACAG CTGGCGTACTGCGTGGTTCAGTTTCTTGAGAAGGACAGCACACTCACTGAACCA GTGGTGATGGCCCTTCTCAAATACTGGCCAAAGACGCACAGCCCAAAGGAAGTAATGTTCCTCAATGAGCTGGAGGAGATCTTGGACGTGATTGAGCCATCAGAGTTTGTTAAGGTCATGGAGCCCCTATTCCGACAGCTTGCCAAGTGTGTATCCAGTCCACACTTCCAA GTTGCTGAGAGAGCACTGTACTACTGGAACAACGAGTACATCATGAGTCTCATCAGTGACAATGCAGCCAAGATCCTGCCAATCATGTTTCCGGCTCTCTACCGCAATTCGAAGACCCACTGGAACAA GACCATCCATGGCCTGATCTATAATGCTCTGAAACTCTTTATGGAGATGAACCAGAAGCTCTTTGATGACTGCACACAGCAGTTTAGGGCAGAGAAAAACAa GGAAAAGGCAAAGTTGAAAGAGCGAGAAGAGGCTTGGATTAAGATTGAGAATCTTGCTAAATCAAACCCACAG TTCCTTTTGTGTGTTGATTCTACTGACCACAGTAATCTAGTAGATATGGAGACTGATGGTCCTTTGATAGAAGATGTTCTGATGTTAAAAAAGACTATAACGGATGAAGCCATTCAG ATACAGAAAGACCAGCGAAAAGACCGGCCACTGGTGCGCCGGAAGTCGGAGCTGCCTCAGGACATGTACACCACGAGAGCCTTGGAGTCCCACCGCCGCGCAGAAGACATGTTGGTCACCCATGATGCCCACTAG